The Toxorhynchites rutilus septentrionalis strain SRP chromosome 3, ASM2978413v1, whole genome shotgun sequence genome includes a region encoding these proteins:
- the LOC129774417 gene encoding uncharacterized protein LOC129774417 has translation MEQIKGPVNDTIPHFYLPHHSVFKETSTTTKTRVVFDASCKSASGYSLNDTLLVGPVVQRDLLSIVIKFRIHPVVIVADIEKMYRLVHPDDQSFQRILWRSSPDDPISTYQLKTVTYGTSSAPYLVTKTLQQLANDYGGSDFHAVRSLREDFYVDDLLTGAADVESVIKLRRELSAMLSTAGFPLKKWASNATEVLEDVPPEDLAILPYRSLQDEQAVSTLGLVWEPKSDTLRFNVHLPLPSAVLTKRKVMSYIARIFDPLGLVGPTISKAKLFMQRLWALKHNGQSWDWDTPLPLKLQEEWKQFHSTLNLLSEARIP, from the coding sequence ATGGAGCAGATTAAAGGACCTGTGAATGATACAATACCTCATTTTTACCTACCACATCACTCAGTATTCAAAGAGACAAGCACCACAACGAAAACCAGGGTTGTGTTTGATGCTTCGTGCAAGTCAGCTTCTGGTTATTCGCTAAACGACACATTACTGGTTGGTCCTGTCGTCCAACGTGACTTACTTTCCATCGTCATAAAGTTCCGGATACATCCTGTTGTAATTGTTGCCGACATTGAAAAAATGTACCGGCTGGTTCACCCCGATGATCAGTCATTTCAACGCATTCTGTGGCGATCGAGTCCAGACGATCCCATTTCTACATATCAATTGAAGACGGTTACCTACGGTACATCGTCTGCTCCTTACCTTGTGACAAAAACACTCCAGCAACTTGCAAATGATTATGGTGGATCAGATTTCCACGCAGTGAGATCACTTCGGGAAGATTTTTATGTCGATGATCTGCTCACTGGTGCAGCAGACGTAGAATCAGTAATCAAACTTCGTCGGGAATTATCCGCAATGCTCAGCACCGCTGGGTTTCCTCTAAAAAAGTGGGCATCTAATGCAACTGAAGTTCTTGAGGATGTGCCGCCAGAGGATTTGGCCATTCTTCCGTACCGTAGCCTCCAGGACGAGCAAGCTGTCTCCACTCTTGGTCTTGTCTGGGAACCAAAGTCCGACACACTCCGGTTCAATGTTCATTTGCCGCTTCCCTCTGCCGTCCTGACAAAACGAAAGGTGATGTCATACATCGCACGGATCTTCGATCCGCTCGGACTAGTCGGTCCTACGATTTCTAAGGCCAAACTGTTCATGCAGCGTTTGTGGGCTCTGAAGCACAACGGCCAAAGCTGGGACTGGGACACTCCCCTCCCATTGAAACTGCAAGAAGAATGGAAACAGTTCCATTCTACACTCAATCTCCTTAGTGAAGCTCGTATCCCGTGA
- the LOC129774418 gene encoding uncharacterized protein LOC129774418, protein MSLRNKRKSLMRQVTEDEVDARDCIMCTRPNTADQWMVQCDVCSKWIHFSCAGVDKGVENECFVCAKCTTPPPPPRSKSGKSSSSSTRAKRELELQRLAEEKAMREKGLQDKLDLEKQFIEKKYEILQAGIDEDDNDRSGRSNRSVRSARSTVQGWVDKQEELTMVAGIGNNEIPTGTTSSTGTLPKRTSAPNQDDGQVASSSAVDCFTNQIPAASLASNTHNGVVTSGAMVQQSIQLPVLPSYPALQISPVTSRQQDLLPVVSMVISPASASGTQEFYRPVHHQQLSGVQQRQHERSLQQLEWYPASSAALASSASIPITISSKTQQIGRFPPNVPLPMVNQPQSSTMNNFLPHDCIVGSSIVGTTTQCVKDLNTGRYPPVLSREVHSLNSAYIPSIQMYTSSQSTVDNVRNPVSTFTASVISPRSLSNQQGLSVSSYSYPITSPVVVDRLVQESPRLGIPQTSCVPSVGQYPPVFGLGARQSFAAPTIPGLGQQATSCATGIQQFGAASNVVPDSIQPQVPMFGPTAQQIAARHVVPKDLPEFTGDPTEWPLFASSYYNSTAMCGYSDGENLMRLQRCLKGKPREAVRCHLLHPSSVPQIMATLHTLYGRPELIVRCLLNKVHSTPAPKADKLESLVNFGLVVQNLCSHLQSMGMEAHLSNPTLLEELVDKLPANIKLDWGLYQRQLFVVDMRAFGDYMSTIVSAASKVTLWTEAGRSDKQKGKEKGFLNAHSTEEATKHEQREEQKWNSSGTPKVIERPKPCLVCKKEGHKVKDCRSFLSANIENRWKLVQQTNVCRRCLIPHGKWPCKATLCGMNGCELRHHKLLHPGRPEASSNPRIPPSTTTTGTINLHRLQPRPTLFRVLPVTIYGKDSSVTTLAFLDDGSSFTLVEQELAKELGVTGEAEPLCLQWTSGIKRIEAKSQSIQLQIAGVNDNRQHALNDVRTVEKLDLPPQSLRYPELAEKYEYLKGLPVASYDRAVPRILIGVDNASLLVTLKKREGKTYEPVATKTRLGWTIFGTVEGFKGTLEQRHLHICARSTDQELHDTVKEFFSVESICVAVVPEVEGEDDRHAREILSETTIRTSTGRFQTGLLWKHDYVEFPDSRDMAEQRLKCLERRLAKNPKLYSNINQQVVDYQHKGYAHKLSREESVNSDPRRVWYLPLGVVLNPNKPEKIRVIWDAAAKVEGVSFNSMLLKGPDLLTSLTVVLYRFRQRQIAIAGDIKEMFHQIQIRREDRQAQRFLWRDEPGKPAQEYVMDVATFGSTCSPCSAHCVKNKNAEEWKHQFPKAAAAIIENHYVDDYLDSLDTDEEAVELALEVKKVHAKAGFEIRNWLSNSELVTRRVGDSSQQITKNFMADKGTSTEKVLGMVWKPKEDTFTFAVKFREDVQLLINGTSAPTKRQVLRVVMSIFDPLGIVAAFVIHGKCLIQDIWRTGIGWDEAIPGELHDTWRRWVEVLHSLSRIGIPRCYFPGYSSSSLPSLELHVFVDASEAAYACVAYFRMVDHGQVRCSLVAAKTKVAPLKPMSVPRLELQAAVIGARLMKSIQQSHTLPIYRRVIWSDSRTVLSWVRSDQRKYRQFVAFRVSEILDETSLDEWRWVPTRLNVADEATKWGKGPNFQKDSRWFCGPEYLYADESEWPNQDLPTSDTVEELRPVYVANQHHRAPVETTVDYRRFSKLERLLRAIGYVRRFSAITKKKYDAEITCSPVLSRQEILEAELTVWRWVQAESYPDELTILRGNEQLQPHERRKLEKCSQLRKLSPFIDANGVLRIDGRLSNASHTTYDAKFPVILPKDHRFTELLVEWYHRRYAHGNGQTVLNEMRQKFHISCLRTLIRRVAKQCRWCAVYRSTPRVPRMAPLPEVRVTPYVRAFTFIGVDYCGPFPIRSGRSEVKTWVMLITCLTVRAVHLESVGSLSTEACKLAIRRFIAWRGAPQEIYSDQGTNFIGASRELREEIANINRSMAGTFTNSETQWHFNPPAAPHMGGVWERLVRSVKTALRTISTIKKPNDETFRTFLAEAASIVNSRPLTYVPLETEDGEALTPNHFMMLSSSGVVQPTKPIGTGKALRTNWDTIQNLLDQFWLKWIKEYLPSINCRSKWLTDSKPVQPGDLVLLVNKESRNGWVRGRVVKVYKGKDGRVRSVDVQTVNGVLQRPVTGLAVLEVLNDGTAGRDVQQYGSGIVGETD, encoded by the coding sequence ATGTCTTTGAGGAATAAGAGGAAGAGTTTGATGCGGCAGGTAACCGAAGACGAAGTGGATGCACGGGATTGCATCATGTGCACGCGACCGAACACTGCAGACCAGTGGATGGTCCAGTGCGATGTCTGTTCGAAGTGGATTCACTTTTCGTGTGCTGGCGTGGATAAAGGTGTTGAGAACGAGTGCTTCGTCTGTGCAAAATGTACCACTCCACCTCCACCACCTAGATCAAAGTCCGGAAAATCGTCCTCTTCGAGTACTCGTGCTAAGCGAGAGCTCGAACTCCAACGGCTAGCCGAGGAGAAGGCTATGCGAGAGAAGGGGTTGCAGGATAAGCTGGATTTGGAAAAGCAGTTCATCGAGAAGAAGTACGAGATTCTGCAAGCGGGAATTGATGAAGACGATAATGACCGAAGTGGACGGAGCAACCGTAGTGTCCGCAGCGCTCGGAGCACAGTTCAAGGATGGGTGGATAAGCAGGAAGAGTTGACCATGGTCGCCGGTATCGGAAACAACGAAATTCCCACCGGAACCACGTCATCCACTGGAACGCTACCCAAACGAACGTCTGCCCCGAACCAGGATGACGGCCAAGTAGCTAGCTCTTCTGCGGTTGATTGTTTTACCAATCAAATTCCTGCTGCATCGTTAGCCTCCAATACGCACAACGGCGTAGTAACGAGTGGTGCTATGGTTCAGCAAAGCATACAACTTCCAGTGCTGCCGAGCTATCCAGCCTTGCAGATCTCACCAGTTACATCCCGTCAGCAGGACCTGCTACCGGTAGTGAGTATGGTCATCTCACCTGCGTCAGCATCCGGCACTCAGGAGTTTTACCGCCCAGTGCATCATCAACAGCTGAGTGGTGTTCAACAGCGGCAGCATGAACGAAGTCTGCAGCAGTTAGAGTGGTATCCAGCTTCCAGCGCTGCTCTAGCCAGTAGTGCATCAATACCAATTACAATTAGTAGTAAGACACAGCAGATAGGTAGGTTCCCTCCGAATGTACCGCTTCCGATGGTGAACCAACCGCAGTCGAGTACTATGAATAATTTCTTACCACATGATTGTATAGTTGGTAGTAGTATAGTAGGTACCACAACACAGTGTGTGAAAGATTTAAATACTGGCAGGTATCCGCCAGTCCTCTCACGTGAGGTCCATAGTTTGAATTCTGCTTACATTCCATCGATCCAAATGTATACCTCGTCTCAGTCCACCGTTGATAACGTTCGGAATCCCGTTAGTACGTTCACGGCATCAGTGATTTCTCCACGTTCATTGTCTAATCAACAAGGGTTGAGCGTTTCCAGCTATTCGTATCCAATAACCTCGCCGGTAGTTGTTGATAGATTAGTGCAAGAATCACCACGGTTGGGTATTCCGCAAACTTCTTGTGTTCCGAGTGTTGGTCAGTATCCTCCTGTATTCGGTTTAGGCGCACGACAAAGTTTCGCTGCTCCCACAATTCCTGGTCTTGGTCAACAAGCTACTTCGTGCGCGACAGGTATTCAGCAGTTCGGGGCAGCATCAAATGTCGTACCCGATTCCATTCAACCCCAGGTGCCGATGTTTGGGCCAACAGCGCAACAAATCGCCGCTAGACACGTTGTTCCGAAAGATTTGCCAGAGTTCACAGGAGACCCAACGGAATGGCCACTCTTCGCGAGTAGTTACTACAATTCTACTGCTATGTGTGGCTATTCGGATGGAGAAAATCTGATGAGGCTACAACGTTGCCTCAAGGGTAAACCACGGGAAGCTGTTCGATGTCACCTACTTCATCCATCGTCCGTGCCGCAGATAATGGCGACGCTGCACACTCTCTATGGTCGGCCGGAATTGATAGTTCGGTGTCTTCTTAATAAGGTTCACTCTACGCCTGCTCCCAAAGCGGATAAGTTGGAAAGCTTAGTAAACTTCGGACTCGTCGTGCAGAACCTATGCAGTCATCTCCAATCGATGGGAATGGAAGCCCATTTGTCGAACCCTACTCTACTCGAAGAGCTGGTGGACAAATTGCCAGCCAACATAAAATTAGATTGGGGTCTGTATCAACGTCAACTGTTTGTGGTGGACATGAGAGCATTCGGGGATTACATGTCAACGATCGTTTCTGCCGCCAGTAAGGTCACACTTTGGACGGAGGCAGGGAGATCTGATAAGCAGAAAGGAAAGGAAAAAGGTTTCCTGAACGCACATTCCACCGAAGAAGCTACGAAGCACGAACAACGTGAGGAGCAAAAGTGGAATAGCAGTGGAACCCCGAAGGTTATCGAAAGACCGAAGCCATGTCTGGTGTGCAAAAAGGAGGGTCATAAAGTAAAGGATTGTCGCAGTTTTCTTAGTGCAAACATTGAGAATCGATGGAAATTGGTTCAGCAAACGAACGTGTGCAGGCGCTGTTTGATCCCGCATGGTAAGTGGCCATGTAAAGCCACATTATGCGGAATGAATGGTTGTGAACTACGTCACCACAAATTGCTTCACCCTGGGAGACCAGAAGCATCATCAAATCCAAGGATTCCACCATCAACGACTACCACAGGCACAATTAACCTCCATCGACTACAGCCACGTCCTACCCTTTTTCGAGTTCTCCCAGTCACCATTTATGGAAAAGACTCGTCAGTGACTACGTTAGCGTTCCTCGATGATGGATCATCCTTTACATTGGTCGAGCAGGAGCTTGCGAAAGAGCTTGGTGTTACAGGCGAGGCTGAACCGCTTTGTCTACAGTGGACCAGTGGCATAAAACGAATCGAAGCGAAGTCACAGTCAATTCAATTGCAAATCGCTGGTGTAAACGACAATAGACAGCATGCTTTGAACGACGTACGTACAGTGGAGAAGCTTGATCTTCCACCGCAGTCCCTGCGATATCCAGAGTTAGCAGAAAAGTATGAGTACTTGAAAGGTCTACCAGTAGCGAGTTATGACAGAGCAGTTCCTCGAATCCTTATCGGAGTGGACAATGCCAGTTTGCTGGTCACTTTGAAGAAAAGGGAAGGAAAGACGTACGAACCTGTTGCCACTAAAACAAGGCTTGGTTGGACAATTTTCGGAACAGTGGAAGGCTTCAAGGGCACGCTTGAGCAGCGACATCTTCACATCTGTGCTCGGTCGACCGATCAAGAGTTGCACGATACCGTAAAAGAATTCTTCTCCGTTGAGAGTATATGCGTTGCCGTTGTACCAGAGGTAGAAGGAGAGGACGATCGTCATGCTCGAGAGATTTTGAGCGAAACCACCATCCGAACTTCAACTGGAAGATTTCAGACGGGTCTGCTTTGGAAGCACGACTACGTTGAATTCCCCGACAGTCGGGATATGGCAGAGCAGCGGTTGAAATGTCTCGAGCGAAGGCTGGCGAAGAATCCGAAATTGTATAGTAACATTAACCAGCAGGTAGTCGACTATCAGCATAAGGGTTATGCACACAAATTGTCGAGAGAAGAGTCAGTCAACAGTGACCCTAGACGGGTGTGGTATTTACCATTGGGAGTAGTGTTGAATCCCAATAAACCGGAGAAGATACGAGTCATCTGGGATGCCGCGGCCAAGGTAGAGGGAGTATCATTCAACTCTATGCTGCTGAAGGGCCCGGATCTGCTGACTTCGCTCACAGTGGTGCTATATCGCTTCCGACAACGTCAAATTGCCATTGCAGGAGACATCAAAGAGATGTTTCATCAGATACAGATTCGGCGTGAAGATCGGCAGGCGCAGAGATTCCTGTGGCGAGATGAACCAGGAAAGCCAGCTCAAGAGTACGTCATGGACGTTGCGACCTTTGGATCGACGTGTTCGCCATGTTCGGCTCATTGCGTCAAAAACAAGAACGCCGAGGAGTGGAAACATCAGTTCCCAAAAGCGGCTGCAGCTATCATCGAAAACCACTACGTGGATGACTACCTCGACAGCCTAGACACGGACGAAGAGGCCGTGGAGTTAGCGCTTGAGGTGAAAAAAGTTCACGCTAAAGCCGGTTTTGAAATCCGGAACTGGTTGTCGAATTCGGAATTGGTCACTCGACGGGTCGGGGACTCAAGCCAGCAGATCACGAAAAATTTCATGGCTGACAAAGGAACGAGTACTGAGAAGGTACTCGGAATGGTGTGGAAGCCGAAGGAAGATACATTCACATTCGCAGTCAAATTTCGAGAAGATGTCCAATTGCTGATCAATGGAACGAGCGCACCGACTAAACGCCAAGTTTTACGGGTGGTTATGAGTATTTTCGATCCTCTTGGAATAGTAGCTGCATTCGTGATTCATGGGAAGTGTCTGATCCAGGATATATGGCGTACCGGTATTGGCTGGGATGAAGCAATCCCCGGAGAACTACATGACACTTGGCGACGCTGGGTAGAAGTTCTTCACAGTTTGAGTCGAATCGGAATACCAAGGTGTTATTTCCCGGGTTACAGTTCCAGCAGTTTGCCGAGCCTTGAACTACATGTCTTCGTAGACGCAAGCGAAGCGGCCTACGCTTGCGTCGCCTATTTCCGGATGGTAGACCATGGCCAGGTTCGATGCTCGCTCGTTGCAGCTAAAACTAAGGTGGCTCCACTGAAGCCTATGTCGGTACCACGGCTAGAACTTCAGGCGGCGGTTATTGGCGCTCGTCTGATGAAGTCCATACAGCAAAGTCATACGCTGCCGATCTATCGACGCGTCATTTGGAGCGATTCTAGGACGGTCCTTTCATGGGTAAGATCTGATCAACGGAAGTACCGTCAGTTTGTCGCTTTCCGAGTATCCGAAATCCTGGATGAAACAAGCTTGGACGAGTGGAGGTGGGTGCCCACACGTCTTAATGTAGCAGATGAGGCTACTAAGTGGGGGAAAGGGCCCAACTTCCAGAAGGACAGTCGGTGGTTTTGTGGCCCGGAGTATCTTTACGCAGATGAATCAGAGTGGCCAAATCAAGATCTACCGACATCTGACACAGTAGAAGAACTGCGTCCAGTCTACGTTGCAAACCAGCACCATCGGGCGCCGGTTGAAACTACAGTTGATTACAGGAGATTTTCCAAACTCGAGCGTTTATTAAGAGCCATTGGTTATGTTCGGCGTTTCAGTGCAATAACGAAGAAGAAATACGACGCAGAAATAACCTGTTCCCCAGTACTTTCTCGACAGGAAATCTTGGAAGCTGAGTTGACAGTATGGCGGTGGGTGCAAGCAGAATCTTATCCTGATGAGCTAACAATCCTGCGGGGAAACGAGCAGTTGCAACCACATGAGcgcagaaaattggaaaaatgtagTCAACTTCGGAAGCTGTCTCCGTTTATCGACGCCAATGGCGTATTGAGAATAGATGGGCGACTCAGCAATGCATCGCATACCACATATGATGCGAAATTCCCGGTGATTCTGCCTAAGGACCACCGTTTCACGGAGCTGCTTGTTGAATGGTATCATCGGCGGTATGCACACGGGAACGGCCAAACAGTACTCAACGAGATGCGACAGAAGTTCCATATATCCTGCCTACGGACATTAATTCGAAGAGTTGCGAAGCAGTGCCGGTGGTGTGCTGTCTACCGATCCACCCCAAGGGTTCCTAGGATGGCTCCACTCCCAGAAGTCAGGGTAACCCCTTACGTTCGTGCCTTCACCTTCATCGGTGTGGACTACTGTGGTCCCTTTCCGATACGATCAGGAAGAAGTGAGGTGAAAACCTGGGTGATGCTGATTACCTGTTTGACTGTTCGTGCCGTGCACTTGGAATCAGTCGGTAGCTTGTCAACAGAAGCATGCAAGCTAGCCATTCGACGGTTTATAGCCTGGCGAGGTGCACCGCAGGAGATCTACAGCGACCAGGGCACAAATTTCATTGGTGCAAGCAGGGAGTTACGAGAGGAAATTGCGAACATCAACAGATCAATGGCAGGAACTTTCACCAATAGTGAGACGCAATGGCACTTCAATCCGCCTGCCGCCCCTCACATGGGCGGAGTTTGGGAGCGCTTAGTGCGTTCTGTGAAGACAGCTTTACGAACTATCTCTACCATCAAGAAGCCGAATGATGAGACATTCCGTACGTTCCTGGCTGAAGCTGCATCGATTGTCAACTCAAGACCATTGACTTACGTGCCTTTGGAGACAGAGGACGGCGAGGCGCTAACGCCTAACCACTTCATGATGTTGAGTTCCAGTGGCGTAGTCCAGCCAACAAAGCCCATAGGTACCGGGAAAGCTCTTAGAACCAACTGGGATACGATTCAAAATCTCTTGGACCAGTTCTGGCTAAAGTGGATCAAGGAGTATCTTCCATCCATCAACTGCCGTTCCAAGTGGCTTACGGACTCTAAACCTGTTCAACCAGGAGATTTGGTGTTATTGGTTAACAAAGAATCGCGCAATGGTTGGGTACGAGGCAGGGTTGTGAAGGTCTACAAGGGAAAGGACGGCAGAGTTCGGAGTGTAGATGTTCAGACGGTAAATGGCGTGCTACAGAGACCGGTTACTGGACTGGCAGTGCTTGAGGTGCTGAATGATGGTACAGCTGGAAGGGATGTCCAGCAATACGGGTCGGGGATTGTTGGGGAAACCGATTAG